AGGAAATATTTTACATCGCTCCCTTTTAGAGACAATTGCTCCAGATGCCTTTCTGCTCAACCCGACAGTATCGGTGTTTGTCTATCTTGTACCAGTCTTTTCTATCATCATGATTTTGATTGTCTTAGGATTTATGGTCAATGCAATATTGAGACGTATTGACATGTTAGAAGCATTAAAGTCGGTAGATTGATAAGGCAGTAAAACTTTCACTCAAACTTGGGAGTGGAAGTTTTTTCTTGGTTTGTTATAATATTTTTATAAAGGACAGACGAAACGATAAAATGAAACGAAAAATTGCTTTATTATCAGATATTCACGGGAATACGACAGCTTTAGAAGCTGTGTTAGCAGACGCCAAAAAGGAACAGGTGACCGATTACTGGTTTTTGGGAGATTTATTGGCACCCGGAACGGGGCGAAAGAAAATTCTTGACTTAATGGCTGCTTTACCGATTAGCCTTCAAGTGCGGGGAAATTGGGAAGATAGCATTTGGAATGCTCTTCATGGGAAATTAGATATCAGTCGCCCTAGTCATTTATATATGGTTTGTTTATGCCAGTATCTTTTGGAAGAAGTCACACCTGAAGAACTGAACCGATTGCATGAGCTGCCTTTGCAGCTTTTGATAAAAGTTGGCGATTTAGAAATTGCTGTGACTCATCATTTGCCAGATAAAAATTGGGGACGAGAGTTGATTCATATTGGTCAACAAGAGAACTTTGATCGCCTGTTTGAAGGAAATCATTGTGCAATTGCCATTTATGGGCATATCCATCAGCAATTTCTTCGTTATGCGACGGGTGGGCAGATGATTATCAATCCAGGCTCTATCGGTCAGCCGTTCTTTCTAGATGCTTGTTTGCGAAAGGATCTGCGAGCTCAGTATGCTATTTTAAAAATTGATGAACAAGGTTTAGCGGATGTTGACTTTAGGCGAGTCGCTTATGATGTAAATAAAGAACTGGAAATGGCGAGAATATTGAAGTTGCCTTATTATGAAGTGTAT
This Streptococcus anginosus DNA region includes the following protein-coding sequences:
- a CDS encoding metallophosphoesterase family protein, whose product is MKRKIALLSDIHGNTTALEAVLADAKKEQVTDYWFLGDLLAPGTGRKKILDLMAALPISLQVRGNWEDSIWNALHGKLDISRPSHLYMVCLCQYLLEEVTPEELNRLHELPLQLLIKVGDLEIAVTHHLPDKNWGRELIHIGQQENFDRLFEGNHCAIAIYGHIHQQFLRYATGGQMIINPGSIGQPFFLDACLRKDLRAQYAILKIDEQGLADVDFRRVAYDVNKELEMARILKLPYYEVYYESLVNGIHHTHNHDLLRAISEREDYVAHLKEFFKK